GGCGCGAGTGCGAGACCCGACAGCCGAAAAAGTGGCTTACATGGCGCCGCCCATACCGCCCATACCGCCCATGCCGCCGCCCATGCCGCCCATGCCGCCGCCGGGGCCGCCAGGGGCGTCGTCCTCGTCGTCGTCGGAGCCGCCGCCTTTGAGGTCGCCTGCGGCGATCACGTCGTCGATGCGCAGGATCATGACTGCGGCCTCGGTCGCGGACTCGACAGCCTGGGTCTTCACGCGGAGGGGCTCGACGACGCCCTCGCCTTCCATGTCGATGATGTCGCCGGTGTAGGCGTCCAGCCCGACGCTGGTCTCGCCGCTGTCGTGCTGGCTGCGCAGATCCACGAGGGAGTCGATCGGGTCCAGCCCGGCGTTCTCGGCGAGCGTGCGCGGGACGACGTCGATGGCGTCGGCGAAGGCCTCGATGGCCAGCTGCTCGCGGCCGCCGACGGAGTCGGCGTAGTCACGCAGACCGAGCGAGAGCTCGGCCTCGGGTGCGCCACCGCCGGGCACGACCTGCCCGTCTTCGAGGGTCACGCGGACGACGCCCAGCGCGTCCTCGACGGCGCGCTCGACCTCGTCGACGACGTGCTCGGTGCCGCCGCGCAGGACGAGCGTGACCGCTTTGGCGTCCTCGACGTCCTCGACGAAGATGCGCTCGTCACCGGCGATTTCCTTCTGGGAAACGGAGCCGGCGAAGCCGAGATCCTCGGCGGTGATGTCGTCGACGTTGGAGACGATCCGCGCACCCGTCGATCGCGAGAGGGCCTTGATGTCGGACTTCTTCGCGCGGCGGACGGCGATGATGCCCTCCTGGGCGAGGTAGTGCTGGGCCATGTCGTCGATGCCCTTCTGGCAGAAGACGACGTCCGCACCGGCCTCGCTGAGCTTGTCGACCATCTCTTTGAGCTGTTTCTCTTCCTGGTCGAGGAACTGCTGGAGCTGGTCGGGGTCGGTGACGTTGACCTCGGCGTCGAGTTCGGTCTCTTTGACCTCGATCGCGGTGTCCAGCAGCGCGATGTTGGCGTCCTCGACGCTGTAGGGCATGTTCTCGTGGACGCGCTCTTTGTCCACGATGACGCCCTCGACGAGTTCGGACTCGTCGATAGAGCCGCCGACGACGGTCTCGACGCTGACGTTGTCCGTGTCGATACCCTCGTCGTCGGCGACCGACTGGACGGCCTCGACCAGCAGCGAGGCGAGGGTGTCCTTGGCGGACTCGGCACCCTTGCCCGTCATCGCCGTCGCGGCGATGGATTCGAGGATCTCGGTGTCGTCCTCGTCGACGTCGATGGCGATGTCTTCGAGGATCTCCTCGGCCTTCTCGGCGGCCTGGCGGTAGCCCTGCGCGAGAATGGTGGCGTGGATATCCTGGTCGAGGAGGTCCTCGGCCTTCGCGAGGAGCTCACCCGCGATGACGACGGAGGTCGTCGTGCCGTCGCCCACTTCGTCCTCCTGGGTCTGGGCGACCTCGACGATCATGTTCGCGGCGGGGTGCTCGATGTCCATCTCGTCGAGGATGGTGACGCCGTCGTTCGTGACGACGACATCGCCCGCGTCGGAGACGAGCATCTTGTCCATCCCCTTCGGACCGAGCGTGGTCCGAACGGATTCCGCGACGGCCTTGCCGGCCGTGATATTCATAGACTGGGCGTCTTTCCCGGATGTCCGCTGGGAATCCTCGGACAGTACGATGAGGGGCTGGTTACCCATCTGCTGAGCCATAGTCATCGCGAGGATTGAATGTGATTCTATATAAAGCTTTCGTTGGAGCTCGACAGAGGTCGAAACCCGGGGTGGCTACTCGGGGATGTGTGAACGCCTACCGCACCGCCCTTTAAATATTAGTATTCCATGCCGAATCGCCGATGTCGGAGGTCGGGGGTGATCTGGATGCGCTCGATGTCCTGGCCGGTGCGGTACCAGACGAACGCCGCCCGGATGAACAGTTCCCGGCACTCGATACGAACGTCACGAGGATTGCCCTCGGTCCGCTCGTGGATGTCGCGGATCGCCTCCCTGGTAAAGAGGTCGGGGAACTCGCCGTCGTACTCCTCCTCGCGGAAGTACGCCAGCGAACGGCCGACGTACTCGGCGATATCCGAGGGTTCGAACGGCTCGATCCGCTCGTAGTACCGGAGCCTGGAGCCGAGGGTGCCGCGCAACTCCGCGACGCGACGCTTGCCCTCAGGAGTGCCCATCAAGAAGAGGCG
The Halapricum salinum genome window above contains:
- the thsA gene encoding thermosome subunit alpha, with translation MGNQPLIVLSEDSQRTSGKDAQSMNITAGKAVAESVRTTLGPKGMDKMLVSDAGDVVVTNDGVTILDEMDIEHPAANMIVEVAQTQEDEVGDGTTTSVVIAGELLAKAEDLLDQDIHATILAQGYRQAAEKAEEILEDIAIDVDEDDTEILESIAATAMTGKGAESAKDTLASLLVEAVQSVADDEGIDTDNVSVETVVGGSIDESELVEGVIVDKERVHENMPYSVEDANIALLDTAIEVKETELDAEVNVTDPDQLQQFLDQEEKQLKEMVDKLSEAGADVVFCQKGIDDMAQHYLAQEGIIAVRRAKKSDIKALSRSTGARIVSNVDDITAEDLGFAGSVSQKEIAGDERIFVEDVEDAKAVTLVLRGGTEHVVDEVERAVEDALGVVRVTLEDGQVVPGGGAPEAELSLGLRDYADSVGGREQLAIEAFADAIDVVPRTLAENAGLDPIDSLVDLRSQHDSGETSVGLDAYTGDIIDMEGEGVVEPLRVKTQAVESATEAAVMILRIDDVIAAGDLKGGGSDDDEDDAPGGPGGGMGGMGGGMGGMGGMGGAM